A region of Oceaniferula marina DNA encodes the following proteins:
- a CDS encoding outer membrane protein, which yields MNSSKYIHSIICAALIATPCMAQSDSKGAKVVIPAPIEENTWEYSISPYLWLSGIDGTSGIHGQEVDVDIPLDDAIDMLDFAGYLAFKAQKGKWGYYADFQYLKLSGSQATPIGFLADKLTVDLEQFTSEAGVKYSLYQTDKTLVQIMAGAQYTYFSVDAKAKGRISASIGDSEDWIDPTIGLTLIHKFNEKWNLHLTGQVGGFGVASDSAWMAMGGVGYTINDCWRAILGYRHQYIDYEKGDFLYDINVGGPMLGVVYEF from the coding sequence ATGAATAGCTCCAAATACATTCACAGCATCATCTGCGCCGCTCTTATAGCGACACCTTGTATGGCCCAATCAGATAGCAAGGGCGCCAAAGTGGTCATCCCCGCCCCAATCGAAGAAAACACCTGGGAATACAGCATCTCCCCCTATCTCTGGCTTTCTGGTATCGACGGAACATCGGGGATCCATGGCCAGGAGGTGGATGTGGATATACCCTTGGATGACGCCATCGACATGCTCGACTTCGCTGGGTATCTTGCATTCAAAGCCCAGAAAGGAAAATGGGGATACTACGCAGACTTCCAATACCTCAAACTCAGCGGTAGCCAGGCCACACCTATCGGATTTTTAGCAGATAAATTAACTGTCGACCTCGAACAATTCACCAGCGAGGCCGGGGTCAAATACAGCCTCTACCAAACGGATAAAACGTTGGTCCAAATCATGGCAGGAGCTCAATACACCTACTTCTCCGTTGACGCAAAAGCCAAAGGAAGAATCTCGGCGTCCATCGGCGACTCGGAAGACTGGATCGATCCGACCATTGGACTCACCCTGATTCACAAATTCAACGAAAAATGGAACCTTCACCTCACCGGCCAAGTCGGCGGGTTTGGCGTTGCATCAGATAGCGCCTGGATGGCCATGGGCGGTGTCGGATACACCATTAACGACTGCTGGCGGGCTATCCTCGGCTACCGTCATCAATACATCGACTACGAAAAAGGTGATTTCCTCTACGACATCAACGTCGGCGGCCCCATGCTTGGTGTTGTCTATGAATTTTAG
- a CDS encoding DUF3313 domain-containing protein — protein MKLKSLTSLGAAAMALLLSSCGNQSPSGFLSNYNQLSPGGNAYGAKMSYTKPNMDFAKYDSVIIDPVTFILPTDSKLTEADRQRLSYAMRQAITRELSKDYKLVSTPGPTTMRFRGAVTELIPANRPANVITSVVPVSRVVAEAQQMTTGISMFSSRGSGEMEILDSVSGERLVALADTRYARKAASSSATSWGQIEEAMGNAAADVRKGLAKLRARKP, from the coding sequence ATGAAATTGAAGAGCTTAACAAGTCTGGGGGCAGCAGCAATGGCCCTGCTCCTTTCGTCCTGTGGTAATCAGTCTCCATCCGGATTCTTGAGTAACTATAATCAACTGTCACCAGGAGGGAATGCCTATGGCGCCAAGATGTCGTATACCAAACCCAATATGGATTTTGCAAAATACGACAGTGTCATCATTGATCCTGTGACCTTCATTTTACCTACGGATAGTAAGTTGACCGAGGCTGATCGTCAGCGGTTGAGCTATGCCATGAGGCAGGCGATTACCCGTGAGCTATCGAAGGACTACAAGTTGGTCTCCACTCCCGGTCCTACCACCATGCGCTTTCGTGGTGCCGTCACGGAGTTGATTCCGGCCAACCGTCCGGCGAACGTGATTACGTCGGTCGTTCCCGTCTCCCGGGTTGTTGCAGAAGCCCAGCAAATGACGACGGGGATTTCGATGTTCTCGTCCCGTGGTTCAGGTGAAATGGAAATTCTGGACTCTGTGTCGGGAGAGCGATTGGTTGCTCTGGCTGATACGCGTTATGCTCGAAAAGCAGCAAGCTCCTCTGCCACCAGTTGGGGGCAGATCGAAGAGGCCATGGGAAATGCTGCCGCCGACGTGCGAAAGGGGTTGGCTAAGCTTCGTGCCCGAAAGCCATAG
- a CDS encoding efflux RND transporter periplasmic adaptor subunit — MKYTQSQLISSLCLGCVGLFLTACSKDKEKKEIVRPIEAMQVGVVSNIDKTILNGKAKATREVNIAFEVSGRIVTFAAEVGDEVKEGDILAQLDPRDYQNAVTVAEAEVERAAAMLQRVQKAFKGNAVSAQTVTNAEAQTKAAEAALRIAKKQSDDTTIRAPFSGRIVATYAENFENTVAKQKVLRLLDLSKIEMVVNVPEKLIPNVPYVETINVTFSAFPNVKIPAKVKQVGSEASELTRTYPVTLIMDQPKGIQILPGMAGEAIGTAKLPADRFAGGITVLPSSVASSNGDSHVWVINPDTGVVAKTKVTVSRINPSGVVITEGITPGQWIATAGAHSLTEGQKVRILGQ; from the coding sequence ATGAAATACACACAATCCCAACTTATTAGCTCTCTATGCCTAGGCTGTGTCGGCCTTTTCTTAACAGCATGCTCCAAGGACAAAGAAAAAAAAGAAATCGTGCGACCGATCGAGGCCATGCAAGTCGGCGTCGTTTCGAATATTGACAAAACCATTCTCAACGGCAAAGCCAAAGCGACTCGCGAAGTGAACATTGCCTTCGAAGTGTCAGGTCGCATCGTAACCTTCGCCGCTGAGGTTGGAGACGAGGTCAAAGAAGGTGACATTCTCGCCCAACTCGACCCACGGGACTACCAAAACGCCGTCACGGTTGCCGAAGCGGAAGTCGAGCGTGCTGCCGCCATGCTGCAGCGAGTCCAAAAAGCCTTCAAAGGTAATGCGGTATCCGCCCAGACCGTGACCAATGCGGAAGCCCAGACCAAAGCAGCTGAAGCGGCTTTGAGGATTGCTAAAAAACAATCCGACGACACCACCATCCGGGCGCCCTTCTCCGGACGAATCGTAGCGACTTACGCGGAGAACTTTGAAAACACGGTCGCCAAACAAAAGGTGCTTCGCCTGCTCGACCTCAGCAAGATTGAAATGGTTGTCAATGTGCCTGAAAAATTGATCCCCAACGTCCCCTACGTCGAAACCATCAATGTCACCTTCTCGGCCTTTCCCAATGTGAAAATCCCGGCCAAGGTCAAGCAGGTCGGTTCCGAAGCGAGTGAACTTACCCGGACTTACCCGGTCACCCTGATCATGGACCAGCCTAAGGGGATTCAAATTCTCCCCGGAATGGCAGGCGAGGCAATAGGAACAGCCAAGCTTCCGGCCGACCGGTTTGCCGGTGGTATTACCGTGCTCCCTTCATCGGTTGCCTCATCCAATGGAGACTCCCACGTTTGGGTCATCAACCCTGATACCGGAGTGGTTGCCAAAACCAAGGTCACGGTGAGTCGTATCAATCCATCCGGAGTCGTCATCACCGAGGGCATCACTCCCGGGCAATGGATCGCCACGGCAGGAGCCCACTCCCTCACGGAAGGCCAAAAAGTGCGCATTCTCGGGCAATAA
- a CDS encoding sulfatase family protein, whose amino-acid sequence MKYSLFILLISATALAASWKPNIVFIMSDDQGYGDVSCYAEDAKIKTPAIDSLAAEGMRFTDAHSASSVCTPTRYGVLTGRYPWRTRLQSFVLQTKETKRADGSLKVGTDPLIEKEVLTVPGFLKQHGYNTAMVGKWHLGFQYRLAKGKKIDKNHQLKNAVPVGTKVIDGPIERGFDHFWGFHHAGEMRTWIEQDVVTENFDHPSQMLNRIAETSVQYIKSQTKQVPFFLYVPLNSPHGPTVPSQAWKGKSDINPYADFVMETDDAVGRILQALDEKGMKDNTIVFFTTDNGCSPHANIPQLLKAGHDPSAGLRGTKADIWEGGHRVPYLVRWPENIQAGAVSSEPICHNNLLATCAALLDQPLPVDAGVDSFSILPVLKGEKLSAATHPVIIHASVQGMFAIRQGDWKYIACKNSGGWSRGGDNKPAQLYHMKKAVDEQVNLIDSMPEKAKALRALLEKSVGDGFTVPGKKGRNDVEVVIDKKTKKKRKKQK is encoded by the coding sequence ATGAAATACAGCCTCTTTATTTTATTGATAAGTGCCACAGCTTTAGCGGCATCATGGAAACCCAATATCGTTTTCATTATGAGCGACGATCAAGGTTATGGCGATGTTTCTTGTTATGCCGAAGACGCCAAGATCAAAACTCCGGCGATTGACAGCCTGGCGGCAGAAGGTATGCGTTTTACTGACGCTCATAGTGCCTCCTCGGTCTGCACTCCAACACGATATGGAGTGCTGACAGGCCGTTACCCTTGGCGAACCCGCTTGCAAAGTTTCGTGCTTCAGACCAAAGAGACCAAACGGGCAGACGGCTCTCTGAAAGTCGGTACAGATCCTCTGATTGAGAAAGAGGTATTAACAGTGCCAGGATTTTTGAAACAGCATGGGTACAATACGGCCATGGTCGGCAAGTGGCATCTAGGTTTTCAATACCGCTTAGCGAAGGGTAAAAAAATTGATAAAAATCACCAGCTCAAGAATGCCGTGCCAGTCGGCACCAAGGTCATCGATGGCCCCATTGAACGTGGCTTCGATCATTTTTGGGGATTTCATCATGCGGGCGAAATGCGCACCTGGATTGAACAGGATGTGGTGACGGAGAATTTTGACCACCCGAGCCAGATGCTGAACCGCATTGCTGAGACCTCAGTCCAATACATCAAAAGCCAAACGAAGCAGGTGCCCTTTTTCCTGTATGTCCCCTTGAACTCACCACACGGCCCGACGGTTCCCAGCCAAGCATGGAAGGGTAAAAGTGATATCAACCCTTACGCTGATTTCGTGATGGAAACAGATGATGCGGTAGGCCGGATCCTTCAAGCTCTCGATGAAAAGGGAATGAAGGACAATACGATTGTTTTCTTTACCACGGATAACGGCTGTTCCCCCCATGCCAATATTCCGCAGTTGTTGAAGGCTGGTCACGATCCCTCCGCCGGGTTGCGCGGAACCAAAGCCGATATCTGGGAAGGTGGCCACCGTGTCCCTTATCTGGTCCGCTGGCCGGAGAATATTCAAGCAGGTGCCGTTTCCTCCGAGCCGATTTGCCATAACAACCTTCTAGCTACCTGTGCAGCTTTGCTTGACCAACCGTTACCAGTCGATGCAGGAGTCGATAGCTTTTCGATTTTGCCAGTGCTCAAGGGGGAAAAGCTGAGTGCCGCCACCCACCCGGTCATCATTCACGCTTCGGTCCAAGGCATGTTTGCCATCCGACAGGGAGATTGGAAATACATTGCCTGCAAGAACTCCGGCGGTTGGAGTCGCGGCGGCGACAACAAACCCGCTCAGCTTTATCACATGAAGAAAGCCGTCGATGAACAGGTGAACCTGATCGATTCGATGCCGGAAAAAGCCAAGGCGCTGCGGGCGCTGCTTGAGAAGTCGGTTGGCGACGGCTTCACGGTTCCCGGAAAAAAGGGCCGAAATGATGTCGAGGTGGTGATCGATAAAAAAACAAAAAAGAAGCGCAAGAAACAAAAGTAA
- a CDS encoding sulfatase-like hydrolase/transferase, with protein MKQKPIKTWSQLGLMALFAGTLPATAAELIHDADHYILKAQHGEQWAKDDAAVNARLEEFKKKNGGKSPNILYILIDDMGYGDMGIPELNGLRGYETPNVNKFSDESMRLNRMYTEPSCTPTRCAFMTGRQPHRYNMGDTAVDIAGFGLPAKEKTLPEVLSEAGYNTTHIGKWHMGDIKESWPHNQGFDYAAFPIHQQGQLTVFNDDAAKEGVAVSIGPGQYNDRFTKDKWFRPNPAAMVVGCEATKGGTVREVHMKPGERWTEKKYEEMNQRYQDQTLEHLRKLAKQDKPFFLQYWPLIPLSNPRATTDNYTTPNGGTYVEKMKKLDGWIGDILEEVDKLKLAENTIVVIMGDNGHFTKYSPGSGYTAMIFKGGKADTTEGGVRVDAFVRWPGMIEKDSIVNDIVHVADLYTTLSVLAGAKDKLPTDRLIDGVDQSALLLEGETKGRRDTVFIYSGPKMEAVVKEHIKLKVPGPGENPIGAKFYDLQRDTREEYPVSTEIGAWGGAEMVRVIQRHMVMKKKYPDTDADRGLPYDGIENLRPETKAAVQAFLIKNKILLEQKK; from the coding sequence ATGAAACAGAAACCAATAAAAACATGGAGTCAACTTGGCCTTATGGCCCTGTTTGCTGGAACCTTACCTGCGACAGCAGCTGAATTAATTCACGATGCTGATCATTATATTCTCAAGGCTCAGCATGGTGAGCAGTGGGCGAAGGATGATGCCGCTGTGAATGCCAGGCTCGAGGAATTTAAAAAGAAAAACGGTGGGAAATCACCGAACATTCTTTATATTCTGATTGATGACATGGGCTATGGTGACATGGGCATCCCGGAACTGAATGGTCTGCGGGGTTATGAGACGCCTAATGTGAACAAGTTTTCGGACGAGTCGATGCGTCTCAACCGGATGTATACCGAGCCTTCCTGCACGCCTACTCGCTGTGCCTTTATGACCGGTCGTCAGCCTCATCGCTACAACATGGGGGATACGGCGGTCGATATTGCCGGCTTTGGACTTCCCGCCAAGGAAAAAACCTTGCCCGAGGTACTCTCAGAAGCGGGTTACAATACCACACACATTGGTAAATGGCATATGGGCGATATCAAAGAGTCTTGGCCTCACAACCAAGGCTTTGATTATGCTGCATTTCCGATTCACCAGCAAGGGCAGTTGACGGTTTTCAACGATGATGCCGCCAAGGAAGGTGTGGCTGTCTCAATTGGGCCAGGTCAGTATAATGATCGATTCACCAAGGACAAATGGTTCCGTCCTAATCCTGCTGCGATGGTGGTGGGCTGTGAAGCCACCAAAGGCGGTACCGTGCGCGAAGTGCACATGAAGCCGGGTGAACGCTGGACAGAAAAGAAATACGAGGAAATGAATCAACGCTATCAAGACCAGACGCTTGAACACCTGCGTAAGCTTGCCAAGCAGGATAAACCTTTCTTCTTGCAGTACTGGCCGCTGATTCCGCTCTCCAACCCTCGTGCCACCACGGATAACTACACCACTCCAAACGGCGGCACCTATGTTGAGAAAATGAAGAAGCTTGATGGTTGGATCGGTGATATCCTCGAGGAAGTCGATAAGCTTAAACTCGCTGAAAATACGATCGTTGTGATCATGGGTGACAATGGTCACTTTACTAAATACTCACCTGGGAGTGGCTACACGGCCATGATTTTCAAAGGTGGAAAAGCTGACACCACCGAAGGCGGTGTCCGTGTCGATGCCTTTGTCCGCTGGCCTGGCATGATTGAGAAAGATTCCATTGTGAATGACATTGTTCACGTGGCTGACCTTTACACCACACTTTCTGTGCTGGCAGGTGCCAAAGACAAGCTTCCTACCGATCGTTTGATCGATGGTGTTGACCAGTCTGCACTTCTGCTCGAAGGCGAAACCAAAGGGCGCCGTGACACGGTCTTTATTTATTCGGGACCCAAAATGGAAGCTGTGGTGAAAGAGCATATCAAACTCAAGGTTCCCGGACCGGGAGAAAACCCGATTGGTGCCAAGTTCTATGACTTGCAGCGTGATACCCGTGAGGAATATCCAGTGTCCACGGAGATCGGTGCTTGGGGTGGAGCCGAAATGGTGCGTGTGATTCAGCGTCACATGGTCATGAAGAAAAAGTATCCTGATACAGATGCTGACCGCGGTCTTCCTTATGATGGGATTGAAAACCTTCGCCCGGAAACCAAGGCTGCAGTGCAGGCCTTCCTGATTAAGAATAAGATACTGCTCGAGCAGAAGAAATAA
- a CDS encoding esterase/lipase family protein, with amino-acid sequence MATLRKITIYHLTLIILPLCLLVESCVPKPYFKSSGRSQAYHDSSGSTLNRAWISRTSRQTLRHIRARKDQTPQSDSEHIALAEEAVHLAKKSRTKSPEQSTLHYLQAVEFLWPVIRTTPYPASGYLDSRHKRKLLAHQLYIHSVGQIAMFACRAVKSQNKASPIQVGDKQIQINTSTPHSLHPDRFDSILPLDTLSYGNVGKYHHRQMGLGAAAVGRQSRTPHRLQSNPYIPTNGLDTPINITVDVPAPGKPRLTITDLLQTQYSHITGTSRLLSADYSAPIAAVASTESSFMGLSLALNPEQANAQMGLFAIGLQDPNKIPVIFVHGLISQPSTWTTATNHLMADPLIRENYQFYYYLYQTGQNPIISGAQFRRTLIDFYQNQDHHPGNQLDRTVLIGHSMGGLLSSMQSRTFDNKLLDLLYIEKPTGYSKDSAYGQTKILIEHPTLKQIERTIFVATPHLGSGIADNWIGQVGSSLVKLPQSMSSLQLDVFSDNMTEFGRALVGNAESPNSVNYLKSHNPALTLISKQPFNKRITYHSIMGNRGLHQNHPQKSSDGVVPYWSSHLKGADSEILVPSLHDAQLHPEAHREMTRILHLHLAKKKHVKP; translated from the coding sequence ATGGCTACTCTCAGAAAAATAACGATCTATCATCTGACCCTCATCATTCTCCCCCTCTGCTTGCTGGTGGAATCATGCGTGCCAAAACCGTATTTTAAGAGCTCTGGACGGAGCCAAGCTTATCATGATTCTTCGGGATCGACACTCAACCGTGCTTGGATATCGAGAACCTCCCGTCAAACCCTCAGGCACATCCGAGCACGTAAAGACCAAACACCACAAAGCGACTCCGAGCATATTGCCCTGGCCGAAGAAGCGGTTCATTTGGCTAAAAAATCACGGACCAAGTCTCCTGAACAATCCACCCTCCACTACCTCCAAGCCGTCGAGTTTCTCTGGCCAGTCATCCGAACAACGCCCTACCCCGCATCCGGTTATCTTGATTCACGCCACAAACGCAAGCTTCTGGCCCACCAACTCTACATCCACTCGGTCGGACAAATCGCGATGTTTGCCTGCCGTGCCGTAAAATCTCAAAACAAGGCATCGCCTATCCAAGTTGGAGATAAACAAATTCAAATCAATACATCTACACCGCACAGCCTGCACCCGGATCGGTTTGATTCTATCTTACCCTTGGACACCCTCAGCTACGGCAATGTCGGAAAATACCATCATCGCCAAATGGGGCTAGGAGCCGCCGCCGTTGGCCGCCAAAGCCGGACCCCACATCGGCTCCAATCGAATCCATACATCCCGACCAACGGTCTCGACACCCCGATCAACATAACCGTTGATGTTCCAGCCCCTGGAAAACCTCGACTGACCATCACGGACTTACTCCAGACCCAATACTCCCATATTACCGGGACAAGCAGATTGCTTTCTGCCGACTACTCGGCCCCGATTGCGGCCGTTGCTTCAACCGAATCATCCTTCATGGGGTTATCCCTCGCCTTGAATCCCGAACAAGCAAATGCTCAAATGGGGTTATTTGCCATTGGACTCCAGGATCCAAACAAAATCCCGGTTATTTTTGTCCACGGGCTGATCTCACAACCCTCCACCTGGACCACTGCGACCAACCACCTGATGGCCGATCCTCTCATTCGAGAGAACTATCAGTTCTACTACTACCTCTACCAAACCGGCCAAAACCCCATCATCTCCGGAGCTCAATTCCGAAGAACCCTCATTGATTTTTACCAAAACCAGGACCACCACCCTGGAAACCAGCTAGATCGCACCGTCCTCATCGGGCACAGCATGGGAGGCTTGTTATCCTCGATGCAAAGTCGCACTTTCGATAACAAACTACTCGACCTGCTTTATATCGAAAAGCCAACAGGCTACAGTAAGGACTCGGCTTACGGACAAACCAAGATCCTAATCGAACATCCAACACTCAAACAAATCGAACGCACGATTTTTGTTGCCACGCCTCACCTTGGAAGCGGCATAGCAGACAACTGGATCGGGCAAGTGGGATCATCGTTGGTGAAACTTCCACAAAGCATGAGCAGTCTGCAACTAGATGTGTTCAGTGACAATATGACTGAATTTGGGCGGGCATTGGTAGGCAACGCCGAATCTCCCAACTCCGTCAATTACCTCAAGTCTCACAATCCGGCCCTGACCTTGATCAGCAAACAACCATTCAACAAACGGATTACCTACCATTCGATCATGGGCAACCGTGGCCTGCACCAAAATCACCCCCAAAAATCCTCTGACGGTGTAGTGCCGTATTGGAGCTCCCACCTGAAAGGGGCCGACTCTGAAATACTGGTTCCATCACTGCACGATGCCCAGTTGCACCCGGAAGCGCATCGTGAAATGACCCGCATTTTACATCTCCATCTAGCGAAAAAGAAACACGTGAAACCCTGA
- a CDS encoding Sip1-related alpha-galactosidase, whose product MESKVLDFKEEVEGSLVLKGYSGRPDKAGTLIGYKLELPGYKQAMYYRGPWWPYGGNRGLGERLSKSSKEGGFFSILELNNGEYLAILPLCGEHAYAWFAPRDGQLELRLGTRGKARVKGNIPVVAWSRADNPYEACYRVWKKASETEQIQGWMKLREEKTYPGMFHYLGWCSWEEFRKKISSKALVKMHQTLEQNELPIRYMLIDDGHFSPQTLMPLKTTFPQGYKPLTNLRNEDGIKWIGMWHALAGNANAMHPGTPPELAEVMMTLPNGRALPKPDEQSIRAFMEYLVSRSEKDGVDFLKVDFCGTLLAYYAGTASGKVVTQFPASNENAIANPHATTVKYSRIYQEVVAKHFDGLLNCNWHTPQFIFNSGENVVGRCSSDYKLSVEKASEHLHMSYGTMPWLGQVAWGDHDMFHSGDPVAARVMAISKALSGGPVYLSDNPGHLVPEVVWPLCYQDGKLLRPLAPGAPVPEDIFRESEDPGLFRAMAPLANRSVAIVVHNFHGDGKKVAPSYSTKLTPHIYQAASGMIQPYAGKWEIPGEGLIVYNHQSKSAQVFGTDGLDVEIQGFGGRLFQLSPIDDGWSFIGRTDKYLSAAAGEVKERTPSKLTIRLTEAGPFAVWLKHGKPQAEGVTFQAKGNGLFVAELPVTGKPATIEISR is encoded by the coding sequence ATGGAGTCGAAGGTGCTCGATTTCAAGGAAGAGGTGGAGGGTAGTTTGGTATTGAAGGGATACTCTGGACGTCCGGATAAAGCAGGCACACTCATCGGCTACAAGCTCGAGTTACCCGGCTATAAACAGGCGATGTATTACCGGGGGCCGTGGTGGCCATACGGGGGCAACCGAGGGCTGGGAGAGCGTTTAAGCAAGAGTTCGAAGGAAGGTGGTTTTTTCTCCATCCTGGAACTCAACAACGGCGAATACCTGGCGATTCTACCTCTTTGCGGAGAGCACGCCTATGCATGGTTCGCTCCTAGGGACGGTCAACTGGAGCTTCGATTGGGAACCCGAGGGAAGGCCCGGGTGAAGGGAAACATACCGGTAGTGGCTTGGTCCCGTGCTGACAATCCATACGAGGCATGCTACCGAGTATGGAAAAAGGCCTCCGAAACTGAACAGATCCAAGGCTGGATGAAGTTGCGCGAGGAAAAAACGTACCCCGGGATGTTTCATTACCTCGGGTGGTGTTCGTGGGAAGAGTTCCGCAAAAAAATCAGTTCAAAGGCATTGGTCAAAATGCATCAAACGCTTGAACAAAACGAATTACCCATTCGTTACATGTTGATCGATGACGGGCATTTTTCTCCTCAAACATTGATGCCTTTGAAGACAACATTTCCACAAGGATACAAGCCACTCACCAACTTGCGCAATGAGGATGGCATCAAGTGGATTGGCATGTGGCATGCACTTGCTGGAAATGCCAATGCCATGCACCCGGGCACACCTCCCGAACTTGCGGAGGTGATGATGACCCTACCGAATGGCAGGGCTTTACCTAAACCCGATGAGCAGTCCATCAGGGCTTTTATGGAATATTTGGTGAGTCGATCTGAGAAGGACGGAGTTGATTTTTTGAAGGTTGATTTTTGCGGCACTCTGTTAGCGTATTATGCTGGTACAGCATCAGGCAAGGTGGTGACGCAATTTCCAGCATCCAATGAAAATGCGATCGCTAACCCTCATGCGACAACGGTCAAATATTCACGCATTTATCAGGAAGTGGTCGCTAAGCACTTCGATGGGCTTCTGAACTGCAATTGGCATACCCCACAGTTTATCTTTAATTCGGGCGAGAACGTTGTCGGGCGCTGCAGCTCGGATTACAAGTTGAGTGTAGAAAAAGCGAGCGAGCATTTGCATATGTCCTATGGCACGATGCCTTGGTTGGGGCAAGTTGCGTGGGGAGACCACGACATGTTTCATTCCGGCGACCCTGTGGCAGCGCGAGTCATGGCTATTTCCAAGGCGCTTTCGGGAGGGCCCGTCTATCTCTCGGATAACCCTGGCCACCTGGTACCCGAGGTCGTTTGGCCGCTGTGCTACCAAGACGGAAAACTCTTACGACCACTGGCACCAGGTGCTCCGGTCCCGGAAGACATTTTCCGAGAATCAGAAGACCCTGGATTATTCCGGGCGATGGCTCCACTGGCCAATCGAAGTGTGGCCATCGTGGTTCACAATTTTCACGGCGACGGAAAAAAAGTAGCTCCGAGTTATTCCACCAAACTAACTCCTCACATTTATCAAGCCGCATCAGGTATGATCCAACCTTATGCCGGCAAGTGGGAGATTCCCGGAGAAGGCTTGATTGTATATAATCACCAAAGCAAGTCGGCCCAAGTATTCGGGACCGACGGCTTGGATGTCGAGATCCAAGGGTTTGGTGGGCGCCTTTTTCAACTCAGCCCGATTGATGATGGATGGTCCTTTATCGGCAGAACGGATAAGTATCTCTCAGCCGCCGCCGGGGAAGTGAAAGAGAGAACACCTTCCAAGCTGACCATTCGACTCACGGAAGCCGGTCCTTTCGCTGTCTGGTTGAAGCACGGCAAGCCCCAAGCCGAGGGAGTCACCTTCCAAGCCAAAGGAAACGGCTTGTTTGTTGCCGAACTTCCCGTGACAGGCAAGCCGGCAACCATTGAAATTTCACGATAA